ATGGTTTCGGCTTCTTACGCTCCGCAGACAGTTCCTACCTTGCTGGTCCTGATGACATCTACGTTTCCCCAAGTCAAATTCGTCGTTTCAATCTTCAAACTGGTGATAAAATCGAAGGCAAAATCCGTCCACCAAAAGAAGGCGAACGTTATTTTGCACTTTTAAAAGTCGACCAAGTCAACGATGACAAACCTGAAGTCTCTCGTAGCAAAATCCTTTTTGAAAACTTAACCCCATTACACGCAAACTCTCGCTTAAGAATGGAACGTGGTAATGGCTCAACCGAAGATTTAACTGCGCGTATTTTGGATTTAGCGTCTCCGATTGGTAAAGGCCAACGTGGTCTTATCGTGGCTCCACCAAAAGCCGGTAAAACCATGTTGCTACAAAACATTGCACAAAGTATCACGCACAATTATCCGGAATGTGAACTTATCGTGCTTTTAATCGATGAGCGTCCAGAAGAAGTAACGGAAATGCAACGTTCAGTAAAAGGTGAAGTGATTGCTTCTACCTTTGATGAACCTGCAACCCGTCACGTTCAAGTGGCAGAAATGGTTATCGAGAAAGCCAAACGTTCTGTTGAGCATAAAAAAGATGTGGTGATTTTACTCGACTCTATTACTCGTTTAGCGCGTGCTTACAATACCGTTACACCAGCATCCGGTAAAATTCTTTCTGGTGGTGTGGATGCTAATGCTTTACATCGTCCAAAACGTTTCTTTGGTGCGGCGCGTAACGTAGAAGAAGGCGGTAGCTTAACCATTATTGCAACTGCGCTTGTGGATACCGGTTCAAAAATGGATGAGGTTATCTTCGAAGAATTTAAAGGTACCGGTAACATGGAATTACATCTTTCTCGTAAAATTGCAGAAAAACGTGTGTTCCCAGCAATTGACTTCAACCGTTCTGGTACGCGTAAAGAAGACTTACTTACCACACCAGATGAATTACAAAAAATGTGGATTCTTCGCAAAATCCTTAACCCAATGGGTGAAGTGGAAGCGATGGAATTCCTCATCGACAAACTTATGGTGGCGAAAACTAACGATGAGTTTTTTGAAATTATGAAGCGGTCTTAATTCTGACCGCACTTAAAAACAAAAAAGGCTTGGAAAACCAAGCCTTTTTTATTTTGCGAATTATTCGCCCAAACGCTCTTTAATACGAGCTGATTTACCTGAACGTTCACGTAAGTAGTAAAGTTTAGCTTTACGTACTGCACCTTTACGTTTAACCGTGATTGAATCTACAACTGGTGAGTGAGTTTGGAATACACGCTCAACACCTACACCGTTAGAAATTTTACGTAAAGTGAATGCTGAGTGCAAACCACGGTTACGAATTGCAATAACCACGCCTTCGAATGCTTGCAAACGACGTTTGCTACCTTCAACTACCCATACTTTAACTTCTAAAGTATCACCTGGGCGGAAGCTAGGTACGTTTTGTTTTAATTGTTCTTGTTCAAGTTGTTTGATAATGTTAGACATTGTTTGATCCTTTATTGATCCTAGATGTAACTGAAACTAACTGTTATGCTCGGCTTGCGCCTCTTTTAACAGCTTACGTTGTTCGTCAGTCAGAGCTAGGCCTTCTAAGAGCTCAGGGCGTCGGAGCCACGTTCTTTGTAGCGATTGTTTTAATCGCCATTTCCGAATTTCTTCGTGATGTCCCGACATCAGCACGAGTGGTACAGTTAATCCTTCTAACACTTCCGGTCTGGTGTAATGCGGGCAATCTAATAAACCATCAGCAAAAGAATCTTCTTCTGCGGAGGCTTGTTTGCCTAATACACCGGGAATAAAACGCGCAACAGCATCAATTAATGTCATTGCCGGCAATTCCCCACCGGTCAGAACGTAATCGCCGATTGACCATTCTTCATCGATTTCAGTTTGAATCAATCGCTCATCAATACCTTCGTAACGTCCACATACCAAAATCAATTTTTGATTTTGAGCAAGCTCGGTTACGCCGCCTTGATCGAGTTTACGTCCTTGTGGCGAAAGGTAAATCACCTTTGCGCCTTCTCCTGCCGCTGCTTTCGCAGCATGAATCGCATCCCGTAAAGGTTGCACCATCATCAGCATTCCTGGACCACCACCATAAGGGCGGTCATCCACAGTTTTATGCTTATCGAATGTAAAATCTCTTGGATTCCAACATTCCACTTGCAGAAGATTGTGTTTTACGGCTCTACCTGTAACCCCAAATTCCGTAATCGCTTTAAACATTTCGGGGAATAATGATATCACCCCTATCCACATAAAAAGCCTACTACATTACGTTTGTGCATACTTGAGATTAGAAACCAGCGTCCCAATCCACTTCAATTGTTTTCGTGGTGAGATCGACTCTTTTAACTACTTGTTCATACAAAAACGGAATTAACCGCTCTTGTTTTCCAAAAGCATCTTTGGTATTGGCTTTCACCACTAACACATCATTAGAACCGGTTTCCATCATCTCTGTTACCGTTCCCATTGTATAACCTTCTAGGTTGACGACTGAACAACCGATTAAATCGTGCCAGTAATAATCGCCCTCTTCCAGTTCAGGGAAAACAGATAAATCCACACCAATTTCAACATTCGCTAAAGTTTGTGCGGCTTCACGATCATCAACGCCTTTTAATTTAACGATGATTTCGTGATTATGATGACGCCAGTTTTCTAATTCCGTTGGCTGCCATTCACCTTTGATTTTTAAAAACCAAGGTTGGTAATCAAAAATGCTTTCAGCTTGTTCTGTTGATGAATAAATACGTAACCACCCACGAATACCGTAGGTTGAGCCTAATTTGCCCACAACTTCAATGCGTTGTTGTTCCATATTTTTCACCTATCTTAGTTTAAGAACTAAATCAAAAAGCGAGATTATGCTTTTTGGGCTTCTTTTACCAAAGTTGCAACACGATCTGAAAGTGATGCACCTTGAGCAACCCAGTGGTTTACACGCTCAAGATCAACACGAAGACGCTCTGCGTTACCTTGTGCGATTGGGTTGAAGAAACCTACACGCTCAATGAAACGACCGTCACGTGGTGAACGACT
This portion of the Haemophilus parainfluenzae T3T1 genome encodes:
- the rho gene encoding transcription termination factor Rho; the protein is MHLTELKNTPVSDLVKLGEEQMGLENLARLRKQDIVFAILKQHAKSGEDIFGGGVLEILPDGFGFLRSADSSYLAGPDDIYVSPSQIRRFNLQTGDKIEGKIRPPKEGERYFALLKVDQVNDDKPEVSRSKILFENLTPLHANSRLRMERGNGSTEDLTARILDLASPIGKGQRGLIVAPPKAGKTMLLQNIAQSITHNYPECELIVLLIDERPEEVTEMQRSVKGEVIASTFDEPATRHVQVAEMVIEKAKRSVEHKKDVVILLDSITRLARAYNTVTPASGKILSGGVDANALHRPKRFFGAARNVEEGGSLTIIATALVDTGSKMDEVIFEEFKGTGNMELHLSRKIAEKRVFPAIDFNRSGTRKEDLLTTPDELQKMWILRKILNPMGEVEAMEFLIDKLMVAKTNDEFFEIMKRS
- the trmD gene encoding tRNA (guanosine(37)-N1)-methyltransferase TrmD, with the translated sequence MWIGVISLFPEMFKAITEFGVTGRAVKHNLLQVECWNPRDFTFDKHKTVDDRPYGGGPGMLMMVQPLRDAIHAAKAAAGEGAKVIYLSPQGRKLDQGGVTELAQNQKLILVCGRYEGIDERLIQTEIDEEWSIGDYVLTGGELPAMTLIDAVARFIPGVLGKQASAEEDSFADGLLDCPHYTRPEVLEGLTVPLVLMSGHHEEIRKWRLKQSLQRTWLRRPELLEGLALTDEQRKLLKEAQAEHNS
- the rimM gene encoding ribosome maturation factor RimM (Essential for efficient processing of 16S rRNA); translated protein: MEQQRIEVVGKLGSTYGIRGWLRIYSSTEQAESIFDYQPWFLKIKGEWQPTELENWRHHNHEIIVKLKGVDDREAAQTLANVEIGVDLSVFPELEEGDYYWHDLIGCSVVNLEGYTMGTVTEMMETGSNDVLVVKANTKDAFGKQERLIPFLYEQVVKRVDLTTKTIEVDWDAGF
- the rplS gene encoding 50S ribosomal protein L19 gives rise to the protein MSNIIKQLEQEQLKQNVPSFRPGDTLEVKVWVVEGSKRRLQAFEGVVIAIRNRGLHSAFTLRKISNGVGVERVFQTHSPVVDSITVKRKGAVRKAKLYYLRERSGKSARIKERLGE
- the rpsP gene encoding 30S ribosomal protein S16; protein product: MVTIRLSRGGAKKRPFYQIVVADSRSPRDGRFIERVGFFNPIAQGNAERLRVDLERVNHWVAQGASLSDRVATLVKEAQKA